The sequence CCAGCGAGATTCAACGTCTGGCTGATATCCGGCACCCGAAACCGGCCGCCGACGGGGACGCCGGGGAGAGCGAAGTTCTGATTGAATTCATCGCGTGCGAAACTACCACCATCAAAGTCCAAGTAGACGATTTGTTGTTGGCCGATCGCTAGACTCTCGGTAACCGGTCGATACGTGCGCAGTCCCAGGGTGTAGTTGGTGAACCCTGTCGAGGCGGACACCGAAATCGTGTAGCGTCCGTCGCGGGGTACCACCTGAGCCGCGTACGCATTGCCGAGAGTCTGCAGAGGTGAGTCGATCGGATAGAGATCCGTGATCGGGGCAGCGGGATCCTGGCCGTCTTGTGCAAACCAGATACTGCTACTCGGTTGGCTGGGGTCAGTGGAACTTGGCAGTGAAACGTCGAAAGCTGTGGCCGCGCCGATCGTGGCGATGTCGAGAATATCCCCTGCCTTCAGATCCACACTGAAATAATCGATGTCAGTAACAAACTGGCCCCCCACCTGTTGAAAACTGACTGAACCACTGATGTCGACCGTGTCCCGCTGGCCGCTGCCATTCCCCAGAGGAACGAACTCAGCATCGAGGTACGAATCATTCTGGCCCCGGATTTGAGCCGCTTCCTTCTCCGTATACTTAAACGAAGATACCGTCCCGACATTGCGTGGGCCATCGTAATCGTCGGCCCCAGGAATGGGCCCGAGTGGGTTCGCTGCAAGCAACTGCCGCTGTTCGAGACCTTCCATCGTCAATCGACGGGATGCCTTGCGTCGGCTTCTCATCTTTTCACGGCGACTACGGTGCCGACTGCGTGCGAGGCTAGCGTCGGCGTCCGAGGAAAATGAATCCGACGACGGTTGGGAAGGCTGGCGATGAATCATCGAGGGTCTCTGGCGGAGGGGGTCCGTGGGACCAGAAAGGGAAAAGTTTCGGTAGCAGCGGGGACGCGAAAGGATGCGAAATTCTTACAAATATACACGCGCTGACGTGCGAGTCTAATTCGACACCTTCGACTGTCAACGAATTGCAATCTTTACGACGCGATTGTGATCGACAAAGTTCCCAGTGTTGGTGACCAAGCCTGCCTTAATCGCTAAATCCGGACCGCCGCAACGCACAATCTCCCGTCGCGGACGCCCTGAAGTATCCATTCGGCTGGTAAGCACTGGAAAGATAACCCCCCGGCAAAATTTACCGATTATGCCGGTTATCAGGATTGATCACTGGCGATTTGCCAGGCCGCGTCACGGCGGACGATGAGTGGTCTAGAAACCCTTTTCGTTGAGTTGCCCACGAGAATCACGATGCACGATCAATCCGCCGTCCGTCCCATCGCACCCAATTCGTCCACGCCGGACCGCATTCTCGGGATCTGGCGGTTGGGGCAACGATTGGCGCAGGGCAGTGGCTCGGATTTGTATCTGGCGCAACCCGCCGACAGCTGCGGGAATCCCCGCTACGACTATGTACTCAAAACGGTGCGCCAGGAAGACTCAGGGAACGCTGCCAATTCGTCCGGACCGAGTTCAATTCGCGAGTCCCAGCGACGAATCACGCAGGCAATCCACGCCGCGGGGGTATCTCATCCCAATCTGATTGCCGTTCTCGATGCGTCGGATTCGCCCCACTCTCCCTACCTCGTCATGCCTCGGCTCGAGAGCGTCACGATGGACCAGCGAACCTGCCAAATCGAGACGTTCGCTGTTCCGGTGGCGCTTTGGTGGACGCGTCAAATCGCCCAAGCGCTTGAAAAACTCCATTCCGCTGGCTGGGTGCATGGAAACGTGGTACCGGCGAATGTGCTGGTCGACAGCAAGGGACACGCCACGCTCATCGATCTTGGGTTTGCTGCGCAGATTCACACACCACTGCACCGCACATTCCGCGGTGCGCCCGATTACGCCTCCCCGGAACTGGCAGCGGGAACCACCGCGGCTCTGCCGGCAATGGACACGTTTGCTTTGGGCCGGATGCTTTGGGAAAACCTAGCGGCGACAGCGCCCGTCGCTCGTAGCGTGATGGAGCCGATCGCGGATCTGATTGAAAGCATGGTCGCGGCAGACCCGCAAGACCGCCCTGCGATCAAAGATGTCGTCCAGCGTCTGCTCACGTTGGAGATCGAGACCCTGGGTGAGCACATTGTTCCAGGTACGCCACCGCGAGCCATGGCGGCGTAGCGACTTCAGCTGGCAACGCCCGCAATCCTGGTCGTGCTCCCCGCTCCGCACTCCCTAAGACCGATTCGCTCACGCCAACGCGGTCGATGGGATCCGCGGAGCAATCCGCAGATGAAGTAAGAGTTTCGTGTTTCAGCTAGCCGGCAGCATTCACTTCAGCGGCAAGCTTTTCGCGGAAGATCTTGCTGTTGTGCCGAATGTCGACCGGTAGCGGCGCCTCCCGGATTACGAAATCGTTAATCCGCTGAGTGAGCGGATTGCGTGAGGCCACCTCACGCAATCGCGCAACCAACGCATCACGTCTCGCCGGGTCGCGGGCAATGGCGGGATCGACAGGCTGGACGACGATCACTGGTATTTGTTGGGCCACAGGACCCCGCCCTACTAACGCGCATTTTTCAACATCATCTTGGAGATTGAAAACGGCTTCGCATGGCACGGTGAAAAACGTGCGGTCAGCGGAGATCACGCGATGCGCCTTTCGCCCGCAAAACCAGAACCGATCCTGTGGATCGAGGTAGCCCACATCGCCCATCCGGTGCCACACCGTCTCACCATCGTACACCTTGTGCATTGCATTTTGATCCGTGCGGGTCACATATTTGCGGGTGACCATCGGTCCGCTGACCATCAGCTCGCCGATCTTGCCACGGGCGACTTCGGTGATATCGGAAAAGTAGCGGAGCTCGTCATCAGTGATCTCGATGACCTTCCAATGCACGCCTTCAAATCGCGTACCGACGCACACGCCTTTCCCCTTATTCGCAGCTGGCCCCGTCTCCGTAATCACTTGTCGCGATTCGATCGACGCGATCGGCAAGGCTTCGGTGGCACCATACGGCGTTTCAATGTCGGCGTCTTCATGCACATACCTGCGGAGGCTTGCCAGCGTGGCGGCAGGTACCGGAGCACCGGCGGACAGCACGCGGCGAAGGGTAGGAAACGGGCGTCCCACAGCGTTGGCATCGCACCACCTCGTCACCGTTTTCCATAACGCTGGCGAGCCGAACGCTTGGTCAACCTCCCATTGCCGGGCCGCCGCAATGAGCTTGGTCGGATCCACATCGGCTGGACGTGTGGGGTCCATATCCGGGATGATCGTCGTCACGCCCATGACGGCGTCAAACAAGCCAAAGAGTGGGAAGCACGCTAAGTCGCGTGACCCACGTTGAATGTTATATCGGTTGGCGATCCGATCGATTTGAGCATGGAAGGTGCCGTGCGTGTATGCCACGCCTTTAGGCGGTCCCGTGCTGCCGGTGGTGAAGATCACCGCCGCCTCGTCTTCAATGCCAACTGTCGGAAGTGGAGTCGCCGCTCGCTGGCCCATTTCCAGGATCTGGGCGAGTGTCTTGCCGCCCCAGAAATAGCGTCGCCCGACGGTGACATTCCACCGCGCCGTAGGAAAGCGGCGACGCAGCAGCGTCCGGATAGCCTGCGCCTTCGGAATGCCCACAAACCCATCTGGATTGACTTCTTGCAAACATTTCACCAGATGACGACGGTCCATCCCGGGGTCAATCAGTACTACGGAGACCCCCGCTTTCATCAGTGCGAATACCAATTCAATGAACTGCGCACCGAATGGAACCAAACTGATCAGCCGCATGCCGGGCTCGACACCCCATGCGATCAAGCCTCGCGCTATCTCGGTGCTCCGCTGATCGAGGGTCTTGAATGTAGTCAACGCATAATCGCGTTCTTGACCTGACTTTTTGGGTGGTCCCGATGGTTCCGCGATCGCAATCGCGCCTGGCAACTGGCGTGATATCTGAGTCAACCGATCGGCGACGTTCCCAGGCGTCCAGTCAGACATCGCCTCATTGCTACACGATATCGCTGGAGAAATCGCTTGCTCACTGTCATGATCGCTGGGATCATCGTGGCGATCGCAACCGTCAGAGGTGGGATTCATAAGGCACTATCTTTCAAGACGGAAATGATTTGTTCGGCCAGGTTCACGGGAACGACGCCCTGCGCCCCCTTCCAGCCAGGAATGGCGTTGATTTCCACGAGTCGGTATTCGTTCCCGTTGGACGTCTCGAGTAAATCGATCGCGGCCAAAGTTAACTTGAATTCGCTGCACACACGACGCGCCAAATGCTCCCACTCACTGCGCATTTCAACTAACTCGGCGCGGCCACCGGCGCGCATGTTCGTGCGGAAACCCAGTGGGCATGTCCGTCGGATTGCATGCACATACGGCCCGATAATGAGCAAACGCACGTCACACCCTCCGGGAGCAACAAACTGCTGCACGTAGAAAATAGCTCCGAGTTGTCCCAGCGTTGAGAACGCTGTCCAGGCGAGTTCGGCGTCTTGGATGCGCATGACACCGCGACCCTCGCCGCCGAAGATTGGCTTGACCACCACGTCTCCCCCGAGTTCGCCAAATAGCCGCATGGCATCCGAGCGGGATTGGGCAACAGCGGTCGCGGGCGTCGGAATATCCATCCGTGCCACTCGAGTGAGAGTTGCGTACTTGTCAATGGCCAGTTCGAGGGACGCAGGTGGATTGACGATGCTACGAGCCCGATCACACTGCGCTCGTCGATCGTACTCGTCATGTAACACTGCAAGACGAAATAAAATCTGTTCCATCGATCCCGCAGGCATCGTACGCGTGAAAATCCCATCCACTTCGTCGAGGTGGAGTTGACGTCGCCGGGCAACGTCACGTGTCTCCTCCACAACGCAGGAACGGGAACCGCCAAGCTCGATCCGCGCATGAAAGGACTCATAGTCAGCAAAGCTTAATTCGACACCGAGTCGCCCTGCCGCAGATTGCAACTCGGCAAGGTGCCAACCCAACGGCGCATCAGCCGCCCGGCAGATCGGGCGTCCTCCGAGTACGAGAATGTGTGGGGAGTTCACTCCGGCGATCTCTGGGTCACGAATCTATCCCGAACGACGTCCTCAAAATCTCCGGTGCAAGCTTTCCGCATCGCCATGTTCGCCCACTGGCCAGCGAATGAATCGTGACCACCGCAGGGCTGAACAACATTGGGTCGACCTTGTAGAAGTCGTAATCATACTGCTTGAAGATTTTCGCAAATGGTTGTCCGTGGTCCGATGACGATTCACTCGGAACCTTCATTGCTACCGCGTCAATCTCTTCGTCGGGAGCATCGATCCAAAGTGTGACCTTGGCACCGTACAGCATGGCGTCATTGGTACGGCCAATGCCCTCGACCGTATCGCCTGGTTTTGCGCCGGGCGGCAAGGGGGCAATCCCAGTCGCCGAAACGACTTTTGTGACGTCGAACTCGAGGGCATGAAGTTTATGCAGTGCCGTCTCGACACTGCGTGCGACGACTTGCACGCCACCGGCAATCGATGTCACGGGGGCGACGCCGAGACATACCCGCGCCGCCGGGACGCCACACGCGGTAGCGACTTCTGCTATCACGCTCGCATCCGGCAGGCGATCGGACTCGAGCACCCCGACCGCAGACGTCAGCGAGTCGGCGGTGGTGATCAAGTTCAAGTGTTGCAGCATCTCCTCGCGGCCCCGAAGCATTCGCATGGGGCCACTGGCCATCGCAAAAAACTTATCCGCGGCCAGCGGCCAGCCCGCGTACTGGCCTCCCAGGCAAGCGGCGATGGGATGATCTGTGGAAACCATCACCGCGATGTCGGTGATCATGTCCGGCTCCGCTGGCGTCAGATTAACCTCGGCATGATCGCCGAGACACAACTTGGCAAGCACCAATCCGGATTGCAGCGATCCCGCTTCATGAACGCCACAATCCAGCACGCTAGCCCCACCGATTTCAACTACTGAGCAACGGAGGTCGGACGCCCGTCGTCGTGATGCGGCGAAGAGAGCATGGGCGCGCTCATGCAAAAGAGCTAGCGTAGCGGTATTTTTTTCAGATTTCATCCGCGTATCTTGTCCGCCCGTGCGGCGATTGTCCAGCGATGTAGTCGAGGATAGGTTACGCGGAGAAATCCTGTGCACCTACCCGCGCAAATGTCCGCGTGTTCGCGATCACAGATCGTCCGCAACCCTCACGATTCAACCGGCAGAATTTGCACACAAGTCGCTAGGACCACCACACTACGAAAATCAATGCGCTCAGCAGCAAAATGAAAACCAGAGCCAGTACGACGCTGGACGTGACGCGTTTGTGGGAGACCTTTTTCTTATTCGTGTCGAGCACTTTGCCGCTCGTGCGAAGCGGCTTGTCGGGGTCCGCAACAGGGTCTGCCGCAGCGGGAACGGTATTGGCAGGTGCCGCCGGAACGGTGCGAACGGCCGGGATGGATTTATGATTTTGCTCGACACGGGGTGGGTCGCCGCCTTGCTCTTGCGGCAGCACGCTGCGGGCCGTTCGCCATTCCGGCCACCCATCGCGCCAGATCATCGCTGAATCAGCCACCCGGCCCTCGCTGATCCACTGACCGAGCGTGGGGCCGTCGGCGGGGCCGAATTGCCCGCCGCTGGAAGGTCGTACGTACCACGTCGCCGACGTCCCGCCGAGGACGTCCTCGAGGCTGGACGGTGGGCGCGTTGAGCTTGCGGACGGAGGCGAAGTTCGCTGGGGAGATGGATTTGGGTTTGCCGAGCCTCCCGCGTTAGCAGCGATGGAGGAATCATGAGCTCGCTGTTGCTGGGCCGTCGATTTCGCGGGTACAGACGAATCGTCCGGTCGCGGGGCTTCGCTTGCATCGATCGGCGTCGAGGTCTGCGTGTCGTGCGCGGGTATGCGAAACCGAACTGAGCACGCCGGGCAAATCCCCCGTCGTCCAGCTAGCTCCGATTTCACGTTCAATCGCCTACCACATGCATGGCAAGCAAAACGAACTCCCATTGATTTCTACCTTCCCACCTGTTGATTGTCACCCTTGCGGACGACGCTGTTGAAGCATGCCCCTGCCGTGATTTGCGAGTCTCTGAGCGTTGACGTCATCATTAGCCAGCGTGTCGGATTCGGCAGACAACACGGTTTTCCGCTCGCTGGCAATGACGATCACGACCAATGCGTGACAGCGTTACTCATCATGGCAGAACTGAAATCGCCCAGTATAGTTCAGTTCGGAGAATCCGTGGCATTTGAGGGCATGAGTTCCACGACCGCTAAAATCATGGCGGGAACTGACACCCGGAGTGTTTCCTCGGCGTCGGGATAGTAGACCGCCGAATGTAGCGATGCTGGGGGAATTCCCAGTTTTGCAAACCGGTCGAGCCTTGCCTGACTGACCGAGCCAACCCCGTACATCAAGATCGGTACACCGGCGATTCCGTACCGGCTGAAGTCTTCGCCACCCATCGACGGCTGGTCTTGGATCACGTTTTCCGCCCCGAGCTGTTTTCCGAATACCAATTGCATCCGTGCGGCTAGCTCCAAGTCATTCTTTAGCGACGGCGTTCCCTCGCTGAGTACCACATCCGGCTCGGGTGCCGCGTGGGTTGCCGCGATGCCCAATGCTCGGCGACGGATCGCCTCGAGTAGCTGTTGGCGAATGTCGGGGCTGTAGCTGCGGACGGTCAACTGCAACGTGCAATCGTTGCCAATCACGTTGTGCTTGGTGCCACCGTGAATCG comes from Allorhodopirellula heiligendammensis and encodes:
- a CDS encoding protein kinase family protein, producing the protein MHDQSAVRPIAPNSSTPDRILGIWRLGQRLAQGSGSDLYLAQPADSCGNPRYDYVLKTVRQEDSGNAANSSGPSSIRESQRRITQAIHAAGVSHPNLIAVLDASDSPHSPYLVMPRLESVTMDQRTCQIETFAVPVALWWTRQIAQALEKLHSAGWVHGNVVPANVLVDSKGHATLIDLGFAAQIHTPLHRTFRGAPDYASPELAAGTTAALPAMDTFALGRMLWENLAATAPVARSVMEPIADLIESMVAADPQDRPAIKDVVQRLLTLEIETLGEHIVPGTPPRAMAA
- a CDS encoding fatty acid CoA ligase family protein codes for the protein MSDWTPGNVADRLTQISRQLPGAIAIAEPSGPPKKSGQERDYALTTFKTLDQRSTEIARGLIAWGVEPGMRLISLVPFGAQFIELVFALMKAGVSVVLIDPGMDRRHLVKCLQEVNPDGFVGIPKAQAIRTLLRRRFPTARWNVTVGRRYFWGGKTLAQILEMGQRAATPLPTVGIEDEAAVIFTTGSTGPPKGVAYTHGTFHAQIDRIANRYNIQRGSRDLACFPLFGLFDAVMGVTTIIPDMDPTRPADVDPTKLIAAARQWEVDQAFGSPALWKTVTRWCDANAVGRPFPTLRRVLSAGAPVPAATLASLRRYVHEDADIETPYGATEALPIASIESRQVITETGPAANKGKGVCVGTRFEGVHWKVIEITDDELRYFSDITEVARGKIGELMVSGPMVTRKYVTRTDQNAMHKVYDGETVWHRMGDVGYLDPQDRFWFCGRKAHRVISADRTFFTVPCEAVFNLQDDVEKCALVGRGPVAQQIPVIVVQPVDPAIARDPARRDALVARLREVASRNPLTQRINDFVIREAPLPVDIRHNSKIFREKLAAEVNAAG
- a CDS encoding ATP-grasp domain-containing protein, whose amino-acid sequence is MNSPHILVLGGRPICRAADAPLGWHLAELQSAAGRLGVELSFADYESFHARIELGGSRSCVVEETRDVARRRQLHLDEVDGIFTRTMPAGSMEQILFRLAVLHDEYDRRAQCDRARSIVNPPASLELAIDKYATLTRVARMDIPTPATAVAQSRSDAMRLFGELGGDVVVKPIFGGEGRGVMRIQDAELAWTAFSTLGQLGAIFYVQQFVAPGGCDVRLLIIGPYVHAIRRTCPLGFRTNMRAGGRAELVEMRSEWEHLARRVCSEFKLTLAAIDLLETSNGNEYRLVEINAIPGWKGAQGVVPVNLAEQIISVLKDSAL
- the mch gene encoding methenyltetrahydromethanopterin cyclohydrolase, which encodes MKSEKNTATLALLHERAHALFAASRRRASDLRCSVVEIGGASVLDCGVHEAGSLQSGLVLAKLCLGDHAEVNLTPAEPDMITDIAVMVSTDHPIAACLGGQYAGWPLAADKFFAMASGPMRMLRGREEMLQHLNLITTADSLTSAVGVLESDRLPDASVIAEVATACGVPAARVCLGVAPVTSIAGGVQVVARSVETALHKLHALEFDVTKVVSATGIAPLPPGAKPGDTVEGIGRTNDAMLYGAKVTLWIDAPDEEIDAVAMKVPSESSSDHGQPFAKIFKQYDYDFYKVDPMLFSPAVVTIHSLASGRTWRCGKLAPEILRTSFGIDS
- a CDS encoding DUF4339 domain-containing protein, whose protein sequence is MKSELAGRRGICPACSVRFRIPAHDTQTSTPIDASEAPRPDDSSVPAKSTAQQQRAHDSSIAANAGGSANPNPSPQRTSPPSASSTRPPSSLEDVLGGTSATWYVRPSSGGQFGPADGPTLGQWISEGRVADSAMIWRDGWPEWRTARSVLPQEQGGDPPRVEQNHKSIPAVRTVPAAPANTVPAAADPVADPDKPLRTSGKVLDTNKKKVSHKRVTSSVVLALVFILLLSALIFVVWWS